In the genome of Streptomyces sp. NBC_00190, one region contains:
- a CDS encoding ABC transporter ATP-binding protein: MAENTQGRIPTVIADGVHIVYRVNTGSSGKGSATAALSKIMRRGKGDAPGVRRVHAVRGVSFTAYRGEAIGLIGSNGSGKSTLLRAIAGLLPCEEGKVYTDGQPSLLGVNAALMNDLTGERNIVLGGLAMGMSREQIKERYQDIVDFSGINEKGDFISLPMRTYSSGMAARLRFSIAAAKDHDVLMIDEALATGDRSFQVRSENRIRELREKAGTVFLVSHNNKSIRDTCDRVLWLEKGELLMDGPTEEVVSAYEKASNG, encoded by the coding sequence GTGGCTGAGAACACCCAGGGACGCATTCCCACCGTCATCGCGGACGGCGTCCACATCGTCTACCGCGTCAACACCGGCAGCTCCGGCAAGGGCAGCGCCACCGCGGCGCTGAGCAAGATAATGCGCCGGGGCAAGGGCGACGCGCCGGGCGTCCGCCGTGTCCACGCCGTACGCGGGGTCTCCTTCACCGCGTACCGGGGCGAGGCGATCGGCCTCATCGGCTCGAACGGCTCCGGCAAGTCGACCCTGCTGCGCGCCATCGCGGGCCTCCTGCCCTGCGAGGAGGGCAAGGTCTACACCGACGGCCAGCCGTCGCTGCTGGGCGTGAACGCGGCGCTGATGAACGACCTCACCGGCGAGCGCAACATCGTCCTCGGCGGTCTCGCGATGGGCATGAGCCGCGAGCAGATCAAGGAGCGCTACCAGGACATCGTCGACTTCTCGGGCATCAACGAGAAGGGCGACTTCATTTCCCTGCCGATGCGCACCTACTCCTCCGGTATGGCGGCGCGACTGCGCTTCTCCATCGCGGCGGCCAAGGACCACGACGTCCTGATGATCGACGAGGCGCTGGCCACCGGTGACCGCAGCTTCCAGGTGCGTTCCGAGAACCGCATCCGCGAACTGCGGGAGAAGGCCGGCACGGTCTTTCTGGTGAGCCACAACAACAAGTCCATCCGCGACACCTGTGACCGGGTGCTGTGGCTGGAAAAGGGCGAGCTCCTGATGGACGGACCCACGGAGGAAGTCGTCTCGGCATATGAGAAGGCGTCCAACGGCTGA
- a CDS encoding ABC transporter permease, with amino-acid sequence MSDTTHDGALATSKPPSADAGLSAAELARKYGLSVSGARPGLGEYVRQLWGRRHFIMAFSRAKLVAQYSQAKLGQVWQVATPLLNALVYWLIFALILKADRGMPKGVYIPFLVIGIFVFTFTQSSLMAGVRAIPGNLGLVRALHFPRASLPISFSMQQLQQLLYSMIVVFVVVMAFGNFPRLSWLLVIPVLVLQFVFNTGLAMIFARMGSKTPDLAQLMPFVTRTWMYASGVMFSISTMLHDRPAWIADALQWNPAAIYMDLIRFALIDKYGAENLPPHVWAFAVGWAVVIGLGGFVYFWKAEERYGRG; translated from the coding sequence GTGAGTGACACAACCCACGACGGCGCCCTTGCCACGAGCAAGCCGCCGTCCGCCGACGCGGGGCTGAGCGCCGCGGAGCTCGCCAGGAAGTACGGCCTCTCGGTGAGCGGCGCCCGGCCCGGTCTGGGCGAGTACGTGCGCCAGCTCTGGGGCCGACGCCACTTCATCATGGCGTTCTCCCGGGCCAAGCTGGTCGCGCAGTACAGCCAGGCGAAGCTCGGCCAGGTCTGGCAGGTGGCGACCCCACTGCTGAACGCCCTGGTCTACTGGCTGATCTTCGCGCTGATCCTCAAGGCGGACCGCGGCATGCCGAAGGGGGTCTACATCCCCTTCCTGGTGATCGGCATCTTCGTCTTCACCTTCACCCAGAGCTCGCTGATGGCAGGTGTCCGGGCGATCCCCGGGAACCTCGGCCTGGTCCGAGCGCTGCACTTCCCGCGGGCCTCCCTGCCGATCTCCTTCTCGATGCAGCAGCTCCAGCAGCTGCTCTACTCGATGATCGTCGTGTTCGTGGTCGTGATGGCCTTCGGGAACTTCCCGCGGCTGTCCTGGCTGCTGGTCATCCCCGTGCTCGTGCTGCAGTTCGTCTTCAACACCGGCCTCGCCATGATCTTCGCGCGGATGGGCTCCAAGACCCCCGACCTCGCGCAGCTGATGCCGTTCGTCACCCGTACGTGGATGTACGCCTCCGGCGTCATGTTCTCGATCAGCACGATGCTCCACGACAGGCCGGCCTGGATCGCGGACGCGCTCCAGTGGAACCCGGCGGCGATCTACATGGACCTGATCCGGTTCGCGCTGATCGACAAGTACGGCGCGGAGAACCTGCCGCCGCACGTCTGGGCGTTCGCGGTCGGCTGGGCCGTCGTGATCGGCCTCGGCGGGTTCGTGTACTTCTGGAAGGCTGAGGAGCGTTACGGCCGTGGCTGA
- a CDS encoding glycosyltransferase family 2 protein — protein sequence MRLGAVIITMGNRPDDLKALLDSVARQEGDPVEVVVVGQGVEVTGLPEGVRSVTLPENLGIPGGRNVGIEAFGPGGSDVDALLFLDDDGLLERADTAELCRQAFAEDARLGIVSFRIADPETGITQRRHVPRLRASDPMRSSRVTTFLGGANAVRTKVFEQVGALPADFFYAHEETDLAWRALDAGWSIDYRADMVLLHPTTAPSRHAVYHRMVARNRVWLARRNLPAPLVPVYLGVWLLLTLLRKPSGPALKAWFGGFREGWTTPCGPRRPMRWRTVWRLTRLGRPPVI from the coding sequence ATGCGGCTGGGCGCCGTGATCATCACCATGGGCAACCGCCCCGACGACCTGAAGGCCCTGCTCGACTCGGTGGCCCGTCAGGAGGGCGATCCGGTCGAGGTCGTCGTCGTGGGCCAGGGCGTCGAGGTCACCGGCCTGCCCGAGGGCGTGCGCTCCGTCACGCTGCCCGAGAACCTGGGCATCCCCGGCGGGCGCAATGTCGGCATCGAGGCCTTCGGCCCCGGCGGCTCCGACGTGGACGCGCTGCTCTTCCTGGACGACGACGGTCTGCTGGAGCGCGCCGACACCGCCGAGCTGTGCCGGCAGGCCTTCGCCGAGGACGCGCGGCTCGGCATCGTCAGCTTCCGGATCGCCGACCCTGAGACCGGCATCACTCAGCGCCGCCACGTGCCCCGGCTGCGCGCCTCGGACCCGATGCGCTCCTCCCGCGTGACCACCTTCCTGGGCGGCGCGAACGCCGTGCGCACCAAGGTGTTCGAGCAGGTCGGGGCACTTCCGGCGGACTTCTTCTACGCGCACGAGGAGACCGACCTGGCCTGGCGGGCCCTCGACGCCGGGTGGTCGATCGACTACCGAGCGGACATGGTGCTGCTGCACCCGACGACCGCCCCCTCCCGGCACGCCGTTTACCACCGTATGGTGGCCCGTAATCGTGTGTGGCTCGCCCGCCGCAACCTGCCCGCTCCTCTGGTCCCGGTCTACCTGGGCGTCTGGCTCCTGCTGACGCTCCTGCGCAAGCCCTCGGGACCGGCGTTGAAGGCCTGGTTCGGCGGTTTCAGGGAGGGGTGGACGACTCCCTGCGGTCCCCGCCGCCCGATGAGATGGCGTACGGTCTGGCGGTTGACCCGTCTGGGCCGACCACCTGTCATCTGA
- a CDS encoding CDP-alcohol phosphatidyltransferase family protein encodes MPRPSVAELRPVVHPAGVKDRVSGEHWGGRLYMREISLRITRYLVTTKVTPNQLTYVMTLAGVLAAPALLVPGIWGAVLGVVMVQLYLLLDCVDGEVARWKKQFSLSGVYLDRVGAYLCDAAVLVGFGLRAADLWGTGPVDWLWAFLGTLAALGAILIKAETDLVGVARHQAGKPVVKDAAAEPRSSGMALARRAAAALKFHRLVLGIEASLLILVLAVADQIRGDLFWSRVGVAVLAGIALLQTVLHLVSILASSRLK; translated from the coding sequence ATGCCAAGACCATCCGTAGCTGAACTCCGGCCCGTCGTACACCCGGCGGGCGTCAAGGACCGGGTCAGCGGCGAGCACTGGGGCGGGCGCCTCTACATGCGCGAGATCTCCCTGCGCATCACCCGCTACCTGGTCACCACCAAGGTCACGCCCAACCAGCTGACCTACGTGATGACCCTGGCCGGTGTCCTCGCCGCCCCGGCCCTGCTGGTGCCGGGCATCTGGGGCGCCGTCCTCGGCGTCGTCATGGTCCAGCTGTACCTGCTGCTCGACTGCGTCGACGGCGAGGTCGCCCGCTGGAAGAAGCAGTTCTCGCTCTCCGGCGTGTACCTGGACCGGGTCGGCGCCTACCTGTGCGACGCGGCGGTGCTGGTCGGCTTCGGCCTGCGCGCCGCCGACCTGTGGGGCACCGGGCCGGTCGACTGGCTGTGGGCGTTCCTGGGGACCCTCGCGGCACTCGGCGCGATCCTGATCAAGGCCGAGACCGACCTCGTCGGTGTCGCCCGCCACCAGGCGGGGAAGCCGGTGGTCAAGGACGCGGCGGCCGAGCCGCGCTCGTCCGGCATGGCGCTCGCGCGCCGGGCCGCTGCCGCGCTGAAGTTCCACCGCCTGGTCCTGGGCATCGAGGCCTCGCTGCTCATCCTGGTGCTGGCCGTCGCGGACCAGATCCGCGGCGACCTGTTCTGGTCCCGCGTCGGTGTGGCCGTCCTCGCCGGCATCGCGCTGCTCCAGACCGTGCTGCACCTGGTGTCGATCCTGGCCTCCAGCAGGCTCAAGTGA
- the hpnC gene encoding squalene synthase HpnC encodes MTPGDGIRPLSDTVHARATLGKAAAENFPVAPAFLPRAWRDGLMAVYGYARLVDDIGDGDLAPGGLDAVLLGLDPAAADDPLAMLDAVEADLRRVFGGHDGPPRHPLILALQPVVRAHGLTPEPFLGLIEANRQDQRVARYETYGDLLAYCELSANPVGRLVLSLTGTSTPERVRRSDAVCTALQIAEHLQDVTEDLGRNRIYLPAEDMRRFRVSEADLKAPSAGASVRSLVAFETERARELLNEGTPLVGSVHGRLRLLLAGFVGGGRAALNAITAAGFDVAPGPPKPTRSGLLREVVAVLRTAPRKG; translated from the coding sequence GTGACCCCGGGGGACGGCATCCGCCCCCTGTCCGACACCGTCCACGCGCGCGCCACCCTCGGCAAGGCCGCGGCGGAGAACTTTCCCGTCGCCCCCGCATTCCTGCCCCGCGCCTGGCGGGACGGCCTGATGGCGGTCTACGGGTACGCCCGCCTCGTCGACGACATCGGCGACGGCGACCTGGCCCCCGGCGGACTCGACGCCGTGCTGCTGGGCCTCGACCCCGCCGCCGCCGACGACCCGCTCGCCATGCTCGACGCCGTCGAGGCCGACCTGCGGCGCGTGTTCGGCGGCCACGACGGCCCGCCGCGCCACCCGCTGATCCTGGCCCTCCAGCCCGTCGTCCGCGCCCACGGCCTCACCCCGGAGCCCTTCCTCGGGCTCATCGAGGCCAACCGCCAGGACCAGCGGGTCGCGCGGTACGAGACGTACGGAGACCTGCTCGCGTACTGCGAGCTCTCCGCCAACCCCGTGGGGCGCCTCGTGCTGTCCCTCACCGGCACCAGCACCCCCGAGCGGGTCCGCCGCTCCGACGCCGTCTGCACCGCCCTGCAGATCGCCGAACACCTCCAGGACGTCACCGAGGACCTCGGCCGGAACCGGATCTACCTTCCCGCCGAGGACATGCGGCGCTTCCGTGTCAGCGAGGCCGACCTCAAGGCGCCGAGCGCCGGCGCGTCCGTACGCTCCCTGGTCGCATTCGAAACTGAACGCGCACGCGAGCTCCTGAATGAAGGCACCCCGCTCGTGGGTAGCGTGCACGGCAGACTCCGGCTGCTGCTCGCGGGCTTCGTGGGGGGAGGGCGCGCCGCCCTGAACGCGATCACGGCCGCCGGTTTCGACGTGGCACCCGGCCCGCCCAAGCCCACCCGGAGCGGCCTGCTCCGCGAGGTGGTCGCCGTTCTGCGCACTGCGCCGAGAAAGGGGTGA
- a CDS encoding iron-containing alcohol dehydrogenase family protein, which translates to MPVLTRLIPSPLVVDISRGAMDDLAGLLADQRISASGKLAIAISGGSGVALRAKLEPVLPHADWYAVVDGTIDSAVKLADDIKGRRYDAVVGLGGGKIIDVAKYAAARVGLPMVAVATNLSHDGICSPVSILDNDNGRGSYGVPTPIAMVIDLDVIKEAPVRFIRAGVGDAISNISAIADWELSHEITGEPVDGLAAAMARTAGQSVLRHPGGCGDDEFLTVLSEALVLTGIAMSISGDTRPASGACHEISHAFDLLYPGRSALHGEQVGLGAAFAMHLRGAEEQSGLFVEVLRRHGLPVAPEEIGFSIDEFVTAVEYAPQTRPGRFTILEHLNLSAAEIRDAYADYAKTIRS; encoded by the coding sequence ATGCCAGTACTGACGAGGCTCATCCCCTCGCCCCTCGTCGTCGACATCAGTCGCGGCGCGATGGACGACCTGGCCGGCCTCCTGGCCGACCAGCGGATCTCCGCGTCCGGCAAGCTGGCGATCGCGATCAGCGGCGGCTCCGGCGTCGCGCTGCGCGCCAAGCTGGAACCGGTACTTCCGCACGCCGACTGGTACGCCGTCGTCGACGGCACCATCGACTCCGCGGTCAAGCTGGCCGACGACATAAAGGGCCGCCGCTACGACGCCGTCGTGGGCCTGGGCGGCGGCAAGATCATCGACGTGGCGAAGTACGCCGCGGCGCGGGTCGGGCTGCCCATGGTGGCCGTCGCCACCAACCTCTCGCACGACGGCATCTGCTCGCCGGTGTCCATCCTGGACAACGACAACGGCCGCGGCTCCTACGGCGTCCCCACGCCGATCGCCATGGTGATCGACCTCGATGTGATCAAGGAAGCCCCGGTGCGGTTCATCCGCGCCGGCGTCGGCGACGCGATCTCCAACATCTCGGCCATCGCCGACTGGGAGCTCTCGCACGAGATCACCGGCGAGCCCGTCGACGGCCTGGCCGCCGCCATGGCCCGTACCGCCGGCCAGTCCGTGCTGCGCCACCCCGGCGGATGCGGCGACGACGAATTCCTCACCGTGCTCTCCGAGGCGCTGGTCCTCACCGGCATCGCCATGTCGATCAGTGGGGACACCCGCCCGGCCTCCGGCGCCTGCCACGAGATCAGCCACGCCTTCGACCTGCTCTACCCGGGGCGCTCCGCGCTCCACGGCGAGCAGGTCGGCCTCGGCGCCGCCTTCGCGATGCACCTGCGCGGGGCCGAGGAGCAGTCCGGCCTCTTCGTCGAGGTGCTGCGCCGGCACGGCCTGCCGGTGGCCCCGGAGGAGATCGGCTTCAGCATCGACGAGTTCGTCACGGCCGTCGAGTACGCCCCCCAGACCCGCCCGGGACGCTTCACGATCCTGGAGCACCTCAACCTGTCCGCAGCCGAGATCAGGGACGCTTACGCCGACTATGCCAAGACCATCCGTAGCTGA